A genomic segment from Streptosporangium roseum DSM 43021 encodes:
- a CDS encoding MFS transporter: MTCSAPDGLRGGASPHRSSIKGIGGAVLFPATLSLVTTRFTEGRECVRALAVWAGAGAGGLSLGALLGGVLTHAFGWEAVFLVNVPLVVAGAVGAFALLDVDGPRERGRGFDIPGALTGTAGLTLLVFAIAQGPEVGWNATSVLTSAVLAVALLTAFVIIEARTRHPLMPLRLFANPNLRAGLLVILAFGITMQNLVYFLTLYVQDVLGYSALQAGLAFLSLSVVIGIANFVAERLINRIGARATLIIALLLGSAGGALMAAGMRTDGSYWTILAGLVVYGTGMGTIYPTMFGISGTGVADKDQGAAGGMANTALQIGTGVGLAILVSVSASGLTGLTGEALRAATSDGLRNAVYVAAALTLAGILAALTIARRTTPATPSPRSPSPPFAEPPNERPLPNASTRKASS; encoded by the coding sequence TTGACCTGTAGTGCCCCGGACGGATTGCGCGGCGGCGCGTCACCCCACAGGTCGTCGATCAAGGGAATCGGCGGCGCCGTCCTGTTCCCGGCCACGCTCTCGCTGGTCACCACCAGATTCACCGAAGGCCGCGAGTGCGTACGCGCCCTGGCCGTGTGGGCCGGGGCAGGCGCGGGCGGGCTGAGCCTGGGCGCCCTGCTCGGCGGTGTGCTGACCCACGCGTTCGGCTGGGAGGCGGTGTTCCTGGTGAACGTGCCGCTGGTCGTGGCGGGCGCCGTGGGCGCGTTCGCCCTGCTCGACGTGGACGGCCCGCGCGAACGGGGACGCGGCTTCGACATCCCGGGCGCCCTGACCGGAACGGCCGGGCTGACCCTGCTCGTCTTCGCCATCGCCCAGGGCCCCGAGGTCGGCTGGAACGCGACCTCCGTCCTCACCTCCGCCGTCCTCGCCGTGGCGCTGCTGACCGCGTTCGTCATCATCGAGGCCCGCACCAGGCACCCGCTGATGCCGCTGCGGCTGTTCGCCAACCCCAACCTCCGCGCCGGCCTGCTGGTGATCCTCGCCTTCGGCATCACCATGCAGAACCTGGTCTACTTCCTCACCCTGTACGTCCAGGACGTGCTCGGCTACTCGGCACTGCAGGCAGGGCTGGCCTTCCTGAGCCTCTCCGTGGTGATCGGCATCGCCAACTTCGTCGCAGAACGACTGATCAACCGCATTGGCGCCCGCGCTACCCTGATCATCGCCCTGCTGCTCGGCTCCGCCGGCGGCGCGCTGATGGCCGCAGGCATGCGCACCGACGGCTCGTACTGGACGATCCTCGCCGGCCTGGTCGTGTACGGCACGGGCATGGGAACGATCTACCCGACCATGTTCGGCATCTCGGGCACCGGCGTGGCCGACAAGGACCAGGGCGCCGCAGGGGGCATGGCCAACACCGCCCTCCAGATCGGCACCGGCGTGGGCCTGGCCATCCTGGTCAGCGTCTCCGCCTCCGGGCTCACCGGCCTGACCGGCGAGGCGCTGCGCGCCGCCACCTCCGACGGCCTGCGCAACGCGGTCTACGTCGCGGCCGCACTCACCCTCGCAGGCATCCTCGCCGCCCTGACCATCGCCCGCCGCACCACCCCGGCCACCCCATCACCGAGGAGCCCGTCCCCGCCCTTCGCTGAACCGCCGAACGAACGACCACTACCCAACGCTTCGACACGAAAGGCGTCATCATGA
- a CDS encoding AfsR/SARP family transcriptional regulator produces the protein MRFTGLLARAREAPSPRSRAGLLTEALELWRGPAYADFADEEFARLAMAFLEEQRLTALEERAEARLKIGELGALAGELGDLVERHPLRERLRAAYMRALYGTGRQSDALETYADLLTRLREELGLDPGPEIAGLHRRILEQDPALATTPGAAPRTNLPAQISELVGREEAMAQVQALLKSARLVTLTGPGGVGKTRMALETAAGVAPLPGRHRGGDPPQVQRRPVVRGTRGGRRSWVRDRPRQRPSGRGDLPPAGRRPAGPGAGGHPPARTGRPRPGRTARRPVPAALLWTPRRPGTAADPARDDRLELGAAVRAGTPCPAAPRRTHGGLRAGGSRGDLRGRRRRGARGRPRPAGPPRRPFDGGQGRWGGQ, from the coding sequence ATGCGGTTCACCGGGCTGCTGGCGCGGGCGCGCGAGGCGCCCAGCCCGCGTTCACGGGCGGGCCTGCTGACCGAGGCGCTTGAGCTGTGGCGCGGGCCGGCCTACGCCGACTTCGCCGACGAGGAGTTCGCGCGGCTGGCGATGGCGTTCCTGGAAGAGCAGCGGCTCACCGCCCTCGAGGAACGGGCGGAGGCGCGCCTGAAGATCGGTGAGCTGGGTGCCCTGGCGGGCGAACTGGGCGACCTGGTGGAACGCCATCCGCTGCGCGAACGCCTCCGCGCCGCGTACATGCGCGCCCTGTACGGCACCGGCCGGCAGAGCGACGCCCTCGAGACCTACGCCGACCTGCTGACGCGGCTGCGTGAGGAACTGGGCCTGGACCCAGGGCCGGAGATCGCCGGACTCCACCGCCGGATCCTCGAGCAGGACCCTGCCCTGGCCACTACGCCAGGGGCGGCGCCGCGGACGAACCTGCCCGCGCAGATCAGCGAGCTGGTCGGGCGTGAGGAGGCGATGGCCCAGGTCCAGGCGCTGCTGAAGTCGGCCAGGCTGGTCACTCTCACCGGCCCAGGCGGTGTCGGCAAGACGCGGATGGCCCTGGAGACCGCCGCTGGAGTCGCCCCTCTCCCCGGCCGACACCGGGGCGGCGACCCTCCGCAGGTTCAGCGCCGTCCGGTTGTTCGAGGCACGCGCGGCGGCCGCCGTTCCTGGGTTCGTGATCGACCACGCCAACGCCCGAGCGGTCGCGGCGATCTGCCGCCGGCTGGACGGCGTCCCGCTGGCCCTGGAGCTGGCGGCCACCCGCCTGCGCGCACTGGACGTCCACGACCTGGCCGAACGGCTCGACGACCGGTTCCGGCTGCTCTCCTCTGGACACCGCGGCGCCCCGGCACGGCAGCGGACCCTGCGCGCGATGATCGACTGGAGCTGGGAGCTGCTGTCCGAGCCGGAACGCCTTGTCCTGCGGCGCCTCGCCGTACACACGGAGGGCTGCGCGCTGGAGGCAGCCGAGGAGATCTGCGCGGACGGCGGCGACGTGGCGCCAGAGGACGTCCTCGACCTGCTGGCCCGCCTCGTCGACCGTTCGATGGTGGTCAGGGCCGGTGGGGTGGGCAGTAG
- a CDS encoding site-specific integrase codes for MRPNAARRAPTRPARSPRPPSTGCCRAATSRCARRRCGGCFYETAARAAEILALNVEDLDLEHRRAPVRSKGGAVEWVYWDSGTAHLLPRLLRLPDGSTRTHGPLFLSERRPVPARRPAAADICPHTGRARLGYDRARALLDKYAGLDLHRLRHSAATHLGDAEIPLQLIMGKTRHKNPRTAMRYVKPGAEAIAKVTKVLAPRRRTH; via the coding sequence CTGAGGCCGAACGCCGCAAGGAGAGCGCCGACGAGACCCGCGCGGTCGCCAAGACCACCCTCCACCGGCTGCTGTCGCGCCGCGACATCCCGCTGCGCGAGAAGACGCTGTGGCGGATGCTTCTACGAAACCGCCGCCCGGGCCGCGGAGATCCTCGCCCTGAACGTCGAGGACCTCGACCTGGAGCACCGCCGCGCCCCCGTCCGCTCCAAGGGCGGCGCCGTCGAGTGGGTGTACTGGGACAGCGGCACCGCCCATCTGCTGCCCCGCCTGCTCCGGCTCCCGGACGGCAGCACGCGCACCCACGGCCCGCTGTTCCTGTCCGAACGCCGCCCGGTCCCCGCCCGCCGTCCGGCGGCCGCCGACATCTGCCCGCACACCGGCCGCGCCCGCCTGGGCTACGACCGCGCCCGCGCCCTGCTGGACAAGTACGCCGGGCTGGATCTGCACCGGCTGCGCCACAGCGCCGCCACCCACCTCGGCGACGCCGAGATCCCGCTGCAGCTCATCATGGGCAAGACCCGCCACAAGAACCCCCGCACCGCCATGCGCTACGTCAAACCCGGCGCCGAAGCCATCGCCAAGGTCACCAAAGTCCTGGCACCCCGCCGCCGCACCCACTGA
- a CDS encoding C39 family peptidase, giving the protein MKKFLASAALTSAFIALHPASALATQAPASSATAQASASPTRAKLTIKGVFQATEYWCAPASASVALRTLGIKVNQATLAKKMRTNKDGSLADNILRVLNAYSKKTGYTYVPSSDAYSSKRLGQRLAHSIGTLGKAVPVQVFLDRLPWYRDVDFGRKNVGHVMIVHGYDKEAKTFIVWDPNNYTGDGGEHRITWAQLAKASFSTNPAPGYSRWGIYQPVKK; this is encoded by the coding sequence GTGAAGAAGTTTCTGGCAAGCGCAGCCCTGACCTCAGCCTTCATCGCCCTCCATCCAGCGAGCGCGCTGGCCACCCAAGCCCCTGCCAGTAGCGCCACCGCGCAAGCGTCCGCGTCGCCTACGCGGGCCAAGCTCACGATCAAGGGCGTCTTCCAGGCCACGGAGTATTGGTGCGCCCCGGCATCGGCTTCGGTCGCTCTGCGCACGCTCGGTATCAAGGTCAACCAAGCCACCTTGGCCAAGAAGATGCGAACCAACAAGGACGGCTCACTCGCCGATAACATCCTGCGGGTGCTGAACGCATACTCCAAGAAGACCGGGTACACCTATGTGCCCTCATCGGACGCGTACAGCTCCAAGCGTCTGGGCCAGCGGCTCGCCCACAGCATCGGCACCCTGGGCAAGGCCGTTCCGGTCCAGGTCTTCCTCGACCGGCTTCCCTGGTACAGGGACGTCGACTTCGGCCGGAAGAACGTCGGTCACGTCATGATCGTTCACGGCTATGACAAGGAGGCGAAGACCTTCATCGTCTGGGATCCCAATAACTACACGGGTGACGGCGGCGAGCACCGCATCACCTGGGCACAGCTCGCGAAGGCCTCCTTCTCGACCAACCCCGCTCCCGGTTACAGCCGCTGGGGCATCTACCAGCCCGTCAAGAAGTAG
- a CDS encoding dicarboxylate/amino acid:cation symporter, protein MSRLIVGALVLGVGAGLVLHYQFASSREEIVAVLETVTHLFLNLIKMVIAPLIFATIVGGITGMAKATGIGSLFARSMVWFVSASLLIGAYGFLAAHAMGVGDGLNLTPAAGGAGIETEPVTPATFVEGLVPQSFIEALASNKPIQILVFSMFFGVALLALKSANGDSRLADAIDELTNVMLKVTGYVMALAPIGVFTAVAAALTAEGVGAFATYGSLIVSFYTALAGLWAALIAVGALFLGRGVLRLLAAVREPMFIAFSTSSTEAAFPKMISSLTSYGVDRRTTGLILPLGYAFNIDGSMMYMMFSSVFLVNAYDIDMPLAQQILMCLVLLVSSKGMAGVPRGALVIIAAVVPGFGVPAAGVALLLVIDQLLDMGRTATNILGNAVAVAVLGRGTTGTTTHGTTRAGDVPAAATEPVR, encoded by the coding sequence ATGAGCCGACTGATCGTCGGCGCCCTTGTCCTGGGGGTCGGAGCGGGACTGGTCTTGCACTACCAGTTCGCCTCAAGCCGCGAGGAGATCGTCGCGGTCCTGGAGACGGTGACGCACCTCTTCCTCAATCTGATCAAGATGGTGATCGCCCCGCTCATCTTCGCGACGATCGTCGGTGGCATCACCGGCATGGCGAAGGCCACGGGCATCGGGTCGCTGTTCGCCCGCTCGATGGTGTGGTTCGTCTCCGCGTCGCTTCTCATCGGCGCCTACGGATTTCTCGCGGCGCACGCCATGGGCGTGGGGGACGGGCTGAACCTGACCCCGGCGGCAGGCGGGGCCGGCATCGAGACCGAGCCGGTCACGCCGGCCACGTTCGTCGAGGGACTTGTCCCGCAGAGCTTCATCGAGGCGTTGGCCTCCAACAAGCCGATCCAGATCCTTGTGTTCTCAATGTTCTTCGGGGTCGCCTTGCTCGCCCTCAAGTCCGCCAACGGCGACTCCCGTCTGGCCGACGCGATCGACGAGCTCACCAACGTAATGCTCAAGGTCACCGGATACGTGATGGCGCTCGCACCCATCGGCGTCTTCACCGCCGTCGCCGCGGCACTCACCGCGGAGGGTGTCGGCGCCTTCGCCACGTACGGGTCGCTGATCGTCAGTTTCTACACCGCACTGGCAGGCCTGTGGGCCGCCCTGATCGCCGTGGGGGCCCTGTTCCTCGGCCGCGGAGTGCTCCGGCTGCTCGCCGCGGTGCGCGAGCCCATGTTCATCGCGTTCTCGACATCGAGCACGGAGGCCGCGTTCCCCAAGATGATCAGCTCGCTGACGTCCTACGGTGTCGATCGGCGGACGACCGGCCTGATCCTTCCGCTGGGCTACGCGTTCAACATCGACGGCTCGATGATGTACATGATGTTCTCGTCGGTGTTCCTGGTCAACGCCTACGACATCGACATGCCCCTCGCCCAGCAGATCCTGATGTGCCTCGTCCTGCTGGTGAGCAGCAAGGGCATGGCCGGCGTGCCGCGCGGCGCGCTCGTGATCATCGCCGCGGTCGTTCCCGGCTTCGGTGTCCCGGCGGCCGGCGTCGCGCTGCTGCTGGTGATCGACCAACTGCTCGACATGGGCCGGACCGCGACGAACATCCTCGGCAACGCCGTCGCCGTCGCCGTCCTCGGCCGCGGCACGACCGGCACCACGACCCACGGAACAACACGAGCCGGCGACGTTCCCGCGGCGGCCACCGAACCGGTGCGCTGA
- a CDS encoding DUF6493 family protein: MLRLRVSDDRGMALALALLRETGVEPPPHDPLLDHLLPRLFEAEGVGQVLQWDGEPRAGWLGALAALAEAGRVKREALIEGCVRRFLRGGTAIDLRFFVRLHEMLDPSPAEAASHARDYLRLLPASPGPVAELAMRRLRAYDALTADDLAEAWEALLLRPERKLVRAGLAWLDRSVRRTPALAEVIAAPLARAFAADSAELQEKAVEVALAHAGGMSEEGRATVREAIELLAPHLGHRAATAFAGGTVAGTGPTFVPPPLPAAPERACGVAPPIEAVEELSRLMREGARSWRAWERLLAGFVTLVGRDRAGVAAALRPWLLDGLTWEYRQESWERADQWLRGAARSLTATAPTPRAWQRLMPKADLAAPQLLLLHRGAEILRAVEEDTLPPLLLATPTHSTGHVAAAEMVRRLEVIEAAGAKPLAADLQQALLRLPRTPDPEAAERAARLTSAAGKILAAWTCPEVEIELEWTCGSDGGDHDWHDRSHHHEVRLVPTATAVPVGLPLVDLMLGVLRHWSQAEHREWWPSTLPSHREVATAYLMQHVLRRFWDESFVGPEQARDLARAEGPAGAAFSALLARVLGDPQMPESVDVLLEVAARGELPAAEIGRQAGLLVAGGEVRMIDMVAELDAVARRGAPAHVCRITAAALPAPGERPRNGLAGFVTLAAAPGWSRLAVRRAQVGAHALTTVSARNSYGSGEPPLG; encoded by the coding sequence GTGCTGCGCCTGCGCGTCTCCGACGACCGCGGCATGGCGCTCGCGCTGGCCCTGCTCCGCGAGACCGGCGTCGAGCCGCCGCCGCACGACCCGCTGCTCGACCACCTGCTGCCGCGCCTGTTCGAGGCCGAAGGCGTGGGGCAGGTGCTCCAGTGGGACGGGGAGCCGCGCGCCGGCTGGCTGGGCGCGCTGGCGGCGCTGGCCGAGGCGGGCCGGGTGAAGCGCGAGGCGCTGATCGAAGGCTGCGTACGCCGCTTCCTGCGCGGCGGTACGGCCATCGACCTGCGGTTCTTCGTCCGCCTGCACGAGATGCTGGACCCCTCGCCTGCCGAGGCGGCCTCCCACGCTCGTGACTACCTGCGTCTGCTGCCCGCATCCCCCGGCCCGGTCGCCGAGCTGGCCATGAGGCGCCTGCGCGCCTACGACGCTCTCACCGCCGACGACCTCGCCGAGGCGTGGGAGGCGCTGCTGCTGCGCCCCGAGCGCAAGCTGGTGCGCGCCGGGCTGGCGTGGCTCGACCGTTCGGTACGGCGTACGCCCGCGCTGGCCGAGGTGATTGCCGCTCCGCTGGCCCGCGCGTTCGCCGCCGACTCCGCCGAGCTTCAGGAGAAGGCCGTCGAGGTGGCCCTCGCCCATGCGGGCGGCATGAGCGAGGAGGGGCGCGCCACCGTGCGCGAGGCGATCGAGCTGCTCGCGCCCCACCTCGGCCACCGGGCCGCCACGGCGTTCGCGGGTGGCACGGTGGCCGGAACCGGGCCCACGTTCGTGCCACCGCCGCTGCCCGCCGCGCCCGAACGCGCCTGCGGTGTCGCGCCCCCGATCGAGGCCGTCGAGGAGCTCAGCCGGCTGATGAGGGAGGGGGCGCGCTCCTGGCGCGCGTGGGAGCGGCTGCTCGCCGGCTTCGTCACGCTCGTCGGCCGTGACCGGGCGGGTGTGGCGGCGGCACTGCGCCCCTGGCTGCTCGACGGGCTCACCTGGGAGTACCGCCAGGAGAGCTGGGAGCGGGCCGACCAGTGGCTCCGGGGCGCCGCCCGTTCTCTGACCGCGACCGCGCCGACCCCGCGTGCCTGGCAGCGCCTCATGCCGAAGGCGGACCTGGCCGCCCCGCAACTGCTCCTGCTGCACCGCGGGGCCGAGATCCTTCGGGCCGTCGAGGAGGACACCCTCCCCCCACTGCTGCTGGCCACGCCCACGCACAGCACCGGGCACGTGGCGGCGGCCGAGATGGTCCGGCGGCTGGAGGTCATCGAGGCGGCAGGGGCCAAGCCGCTGGCCGCCGACCTCCAACAGGCGCTGCTGCGCCTGCCGCGCACCCCGGATCCCGAAGCGGCGGAGCGGGCGGCCCGCCTGACGTCCGCGGCGGGCAAGATTCTCGCCGCCTGGACCTGCCCGGAGGTCGAGATCGAGCTGGAGTGGACCTGCGGGAGCGACGGCGGCGACCACGACTGGCACGACCGGAGCCACCACCACGAGGTGCGCCTGGTGCCGACGGCCACCGCCGTCCCCGTCGGTCTCCCACTGGTCGACCTGATGCTCGGCGTTCTCCGGCACTGGTCCCAGGCCGAGCACCGCGAATGGTGGCCTTCGACACTGCCCTCGCACCGCGAGGTCGCCACCGCCTACCTCATGCAGCACGTGCTCAGGCGCTTCTGGGACGAATCTTTCGTCGGGCCGGAGCAGGCCCGCGATCTCGCCAGGGCCGAAGGACCGGCCGGGGCGGCGTTCTCGGCGCTGCTCGCCCGCGTCCTGGGCGACCCGCAAATGCCCGAGTCGGTCGACGTGCTGCTGGAGGTCGCCGCGCGCGGCGAGCTGCCCGCGGCCGAGATCGGCCGCCAGGCCGGGCTGCTCGTAGCCGGTGGCGAGGTCAGGATGATCGACATGGTCGCCGAGCTCGACGCCGTGGCCAGGCGGGGCGCCCCCGCGCACGTCTGCCGGATCACCGCCGCGGCGCTGCCCGCGCCGGGCGAGCGCCCGCGCAACGGCCTGGCCGGGTTCGTCACGCTCGCCGCCGCGCCGGGCTGGTCGCGGCTCGCCGTCCGCCGTGCCCAGGTCGGCGCGCACGCGCTGACCACCGTCTCGGCCCGGAACTCCTATGGTTCCGGCGAGCCGCCACTCGGTTGA